In Gemella haemolysans ATCC 10379, the genomic window AATAAGCCATGAGTTCTACCCTTCGTATCGACTATAGAAGTTACACCGTTGATGTCAGTTACAATATCATTAATCTTGTCTATCACTTCAGTATCTACACCATCAGTAAGAACATGTGTAGATTCTTTGAAGATACTAACTGATGTGTAAATAATAAGTAATCCTACGATAATTGCGACTGCTGAATCAGCTATTGGAATACCTATATATGTAGCAATAATCCCTATTAGTGTACCGATAGAAACAAGGGCATCACTAAGATTATCAAGAGCCGCAGCTTTAAGTGACTTGCTACCAATTTTTTTAGCAAGGCGAATATTATAGAAATATACACCAAGCATAATTACACTTGCTATAAATGCTACAACTGCTGACAGTATACTAGGTTGTTCAATTGTTCCTGAGATGATTTTTTTTACTGCGTACATTACTACTTCAATTCCAGCGTATAGCATAATAAATGAGGCTATTAATGTTGAAATTAATTCAGCTCTGAAGTGACCGTATAGATGATCTTCATCTGCTGGTTTTCTGGAAATATTCAAACCGATAAGAATACAAACTGATGAAATTACATCGGTAGCATTGTTAATACCATCGGCAACAAGTGCTGATGATTTAAAGAATATACCAGCGCCAAGTTTTAATACTGTAAGTAGCAAATATGATAAAATACTAAGTTTAGCGCCTTGTTCAGCATGTTTTAATTTATCGAAAATCGAATTATTCATGGCTTCCTCCTAAAATAATGTTTTACCATTATAACAGGTTTAAAAAAATTATTCAAGAGAAAAAATGTTATTTTTAAATTAAAATTATTTCACTGAGGTGAACTTATATAAAAACTAGCTCGACAAATAGAATAGTCGAGCTAGTTTACTATATCTTTTTAGAATAGTATTTTTTAAAAGTTAAAAAAATGTATATGCACGAAAGTGCACTAAAAATTCCAAAGAAGTATAAGAAGTTAGTAGATACTGATACTTTATGAGAAAAGTGTTCTGGAATCATCTTTAATTCAATTAGAATAGGTATCAAAGAAAAAGAAATCCACAATATAATTAACGAAGAAATATGTTTAAACCATTTATTTTTCTCTGTTTTTTTATAAATTAATAGATATGAGCAAACTGCTGATCCTAAAGATAATGATATAAAGAACATTATTGTAATTGGCTCGATAGTTCTAGTGAATACAGAAGGTACTAGAGAAATAATAATAAATATTAAAAGATAAACTAGATAAAATCTTAATATTTTCATTTTGTTTTCCTTTGGTAGTTCTGCAATTATTGATGAAGATAATTTGTTTATATCATTTCCAAAAACATCGGTAAAGTTTTTTCCTTGTTTTTGATATAGGATCAAATCTTGTAATATTTCCAGTAATTGAATTTCTAGTTCTGATTCTTTTTTTGTAGTATTTTTCATCCGACAAGCAACTAAAAGTTCTTCATAATATTTCTTATTATCTTCATTAAGTTGAGGTCTAAGTTGATTGTTTTGTTTTATTAAGTCAGCGATGTTCATAATAATTCCTCCCTATCGATATTATTTAGTTTCTAAAATATTTGTTATTGTAGTACTTATATTTCCCCATACATTTTTAAATGAGTTTATATACTCTTCACCATTTTTGGTAATTGAATAATATTTTCTAGGAGGTCCAGAGGTACTCTCCTTTAAGTAACTAGTCACCATATGTTCCTTTTCTAATTTTAAAAGTAGAGGGTAGATAGTTCCTTGGGCAACCATATCGAGCCCGTAATTGGAAAGTTGCTCAGTTATTTCGTAGCCGTACATTTCTTTATTTTTTATTAGCTGTAAAATACATGCTTCTAATGTGCCTTTTAGTATTTGGGAAGTGTTTATCTCCATTCTGTAACTCCTTTCTTAAGTCTCTATTTATTAATAAAAAAGTTATTGATTTGCGCTATCTTGTTATACATAATACTATCATAAACAGGCTATCTTGTAAAGCAAAATAGTTAAATTAAATGACTGCTGAGTATATAGTTGAATAGAGGTTTTATAACAAAGAATTGTTTGATAATTCATGTTATTATGGTTTGACTAACAAAATAGGTAAGTATATAATAAAAATATGAAACAATCTCAAAGTGAAAAAGCCTATGAAATAGCTAAAAAAGCCCACTTAGGACAAGTTGATAAAGCTGGAGAAGATTATATAAAACATCCTGAAAAGGTGGCTAGTTTTGTAAAAACAGATGAAGAAAAAGCAGTAGCATATCTTCATGATGTTATTGAAGATACAGAATTAACATTGGAGGATTTGAATAAGTATGATTTTTCTAAAGAAGTTTTAGAAGCAGTTGATATTATAACTAAAAAGAGGGGAGAAGACTATCAAAGTTACTTAAGTTCAGTAAAGAAAAATAAACTTGCTAGAGCAGTGAAATTAGCAGACTTACGTCATAATTCAGACTTAACAAGATTAATAAAAGTTACTGAAAAAGATATAAAGAGAAAAGAAAAATATCAAAAAGCTATTGATTTTTTAAATTCTTAGAGGGTGGTAGTTATTAATAATTAGGTATTTATATATAAAAAAGACAAGGTTAAAAAACCTTGTCTTAATCATTATACCAGCAGCCGGGGTCGAACCGGCACGATGTTGCCATCGCTGGATTTTGAGTCCAGTGCGTCTGCCAATTCCGCCATGCTGGCATATGTATATGATATCATACATAAAAGGCATTGTCAATTTAGCTATGTTTATAAAAACTTTAGAAATTATCGATAATATTTAATTTAAATTTTAATTACAAAGTTTATAATAAGATAGTAAGGCTATGTAAAGTAGCGTTAGAGTGTATTATTATATAATTTAATTTATCTTACAAAGTTAAAAATGTAAGGGTAGAACATAAAGCCTATGTCTACAAGGATAGTCAACTGTAAAACAATGTAAAACAAGTGTTTTTAGTTGACAAATTAAAATATTTTTTCAATAGTATATTGTAAAACTATAATATATGTAGTATAATTATAGGAGTATATAGAATTATAAAAATATTAATGTTATTTTTATAAAGGAGTGTGAGTGCTGGTGGTAGTTACGTTGTTTACATCGCCAAGTTGTACTTCTTGTAGAAAAGCGAAAGCTTGGCTTATTGAAAATGGAATAGACTTTGTGGAAAGAAATATTTTTTCAGAAGCTCTGACAACAAATGAGATTAAAGACATTTTGTCTATCACGGAGCACGGAACAGAAGATATAATCTCATTCAGATCGAAAACTTTCCAAAAATTGAATTTGGATATTGAAAGTATGTCAATTCAAGAATTATATAAAGTTATTCAAGATAATCCAGGAATGCTTAGAAGACCTATCATTGTTGATGATAAGAGATTACAAGTTGGGTATAATGAAGATGAAATAAGAAGATTCCTTCCAAAGGAAATAAGAGTAAATCAATTAAAACAAATAAAAAATATGGTTAAGTAAGTACGCCCTGATACTACTTTTTCCGATTAATTTAAAGGTTGATATTAGGTATCAACCTTTTTTTATGGGATGAAATTTAGTGACAATTCTGTAAAAAGTTATACAATAAATAAAAGAAAGAGGTACTTGATGGAAAGAGAAGATATAAAATTTATTACTGGAGAAATCCATTTTTTAGAGTTAGTAGAAAAGAAAAGTTCATCATTAGTTTTTAAAGGACCGAATGAAGAAGAAATTAGCTGTAACGAATCTGACGTAGAAAGTTTAGATGATTACGAAATTGGGGAAGAGTATTCAATGTTCATATACCCTTCACGTAGTGGGAAATTATTCGCAACACCGAATATTCCAGAAGTTACGGTTGGAGATTATTCGTTTAGTAAAGTAGTAAAAGTAGAGGAAGATCGAGTAGGTCTTGATATTGGGTTCTCTCGTGAAATTTCACTTTTAGGAGAAGATTTACCAAAGTTACGAAGTGTTTGGCCTAAAGAAGGTGACGAACTATTTATTACTTTACGTCGTGATTTTAGTGGACAATTATTTGCGCGTTTGGCGACAGAGACAATAGTAGCATCATTATATTCTAAAGCAACTAAGAATATGAAGAATAAAGATATTGAGGCTTATCCATACCGTTTAATGCGCGTTGGGACATTCCTATTAACAAAAGACGGTTACAAAGTTTTTGTTCATGAAAGTGAACGTGAAAAAGAACCACGTTTAGGAGAAAAAGTTACTTTGCGTGTTATTGGGGTTAAAGATAACGGAGAAATTAATGGTTCATTCTTACCTCGTGCTCATGAAAGAATGGATGCTGATGGTCAAGCTATCATGGATTACATTGAAAACAACGGATATTGTGAGTTTACAGATAAATCAGATCCAGAAGAAATTAAAGCAGTGTTTGGAATGAGTAAGGGAAGTTTCAAACGTGCTGTTGGAAGATTATTCAAGAATAAATTAATTATGATTGAAGAAGACGGGTTATATAAACGTAAAGGAAGATAAGAT contains:
- a CDS encoding CvfB family protein, giving the protein MEREDIKFITGEIHFLELVEKKSSSLVFKGPNEEEISCNESDVESLDDYEIGEEYSMFIYPSRSGKLFATPNIPEVTVGDYSFSKVVKVEEDRVGLDIGFSREISLLGEDLPKLRSVWPKEGDELFITLRRDFSGQLFARLATETIVASLYSKATKNMKNKDIEAYPYRLMRVGTFLLTKDGYKVFVHESEREKEPRLGEKVTLRVIGVKDNGEINGSFLPRAHERMDADGQAIMDYIENNGYCEFTDKSDPEEIKAVFGMSKGSFKRAVGRLFKNKLIMIEEDGLYKRKGR
- a CDS encoding HD domain-containing protein is translated as MKQSQSEKAYEIAKKAHLGQVDKAGEDYIKHPEKVASFVKTDEEKAVAYLHDVIEDTELTLEDLNKYDFSKEVLEAVDIITKKRGEDYQSYLSSVKKNKLARAVKLADLRHNSDLTRLIKVTEKDIKRKEKYQKAIDFLNS
- a CDS encoding PadR family transcriptional regulator; the encoded protein is MEINTSQILKGTLEACILQLIKNKEMYGYEITEQLSNYGLDMVAQGTIYPLLLKLEKEHMVTSYLKESTSGPPRKYYSITKNGEEYINSFKNVWGNISTTITNILETK
- a CDS encoding cation diffusion facilitator family transporter is translated as MNNSIFDKLKHAEQGAKLSILSYLLLTVLKLGAGIFFKSSALVADGINNATDVISSVCILIGLNISRKPADEDHLYGHFRAELISTLIASFIMLYAGIEVVMYAVKKIISGTIEQPSILSAVVAFIASVIMLGVYFYNIRLAKKIGSKSLKAAALDNLSDALVSIGTLIGIIATYIGIPIADSAVAIIVGLLIIYTSVSIFKESTHVLTDGVDTEVIDKINDIVTDINGVTSIVDTKGRTHGLLYFIDITVTVDPSLNVKQSHDITVNIEKELSKEFYYCETLVHLEPHGIPCHTY
- the spxA gene encoding transcriptional regulator SpxA, which translates into the protein MVVTLFTSPSCTSCRKAKAWLIENGIDFVERNIFSEALTTNEIKDILSITEHGTEDIISFRSKTFQKLNLDIESMSIQELYKVIQDNPGMLRRPIIVDDKRLQVGYNEDEIRRFLPKEIRVNQLKQIKNMVK